A region from the Vicia villosa cultivar HV-30 ecotype Madison, WI linkage group LG3, Vvil1.0, whole genome shotgun sequence genome encodes:
- the LOC131658275 gene encoding uncharacterized protein LOC131658275 yields MVGAWRLKNSVETHELSKNLFLFGFSTKRDLESVLRNGPWSFDRNLLVLNRVSGEEQPSYLHMHFGVFWVRIYDLPLMLRLKAMAKKLGGILGEYEDMDQKEAHKNGRFLRIKVKIDLKQPLKRGTMVCFKEKNLRVHYKYERLPTFCFICGRLGHQMKDCEAVEDLSEEGFEELDEQ; encoded by the coding sequence ATGGTAGGGGCGTGGAGGCTGAAGAATTCGGTGGAGACCCATGAACTTAGCAAAAATCTCTTTTTATTCGGATTTTCCACAAAACGAGATCTGGAAAGCGTCTTAAGGAATGGACCTTGGAGTTTTGACAGGAACCTCTTGGTTCTTAACCGGGTGTCGGGGGAGGAACAACCCTCATATTTGCACATGCACTTTGGGGTTTTTTGGGTTCGGATCTATGATCTCCCTCTCATGTTGCGGTTAAAGGCGATGGCTAAGAAACTTGGAGGGATACTGGGGGAATATGAAGATATGGACCAGAAAGAAGCTCACAAAAATGGAAGGTTCCTGCGCATTAAAGTGAAGATTGACCTAAAGCAGCCACTAAAACGTGGCACAATGGTGTGTTTCAAGGAGAAGAACCTGAGGGTCCATTATAAATATGAAAGGCTACCAACATTCTGCTTCATCTGCGGCAGACTTGGGCACCAGATGAAGGATTGCGAAGCGGTGGAGGATCTCAGTGAGGAAGGATTCGAAGAGTTGGACGAACAATAA